In a genomic window of Muntiacus reevesi chromosome 1, mMunRee1.1, whole genome shotgun sequence:
- the RAB24 gene encoding ras-related protein Rab-24 isoform X2: MSGQRVDVKVVMLGKEYVGKTSLVERYVHDRFLVGPYQNTIGAAFVAKVMSVGDRTVTLGIWDTAGSERYEAMSRIYYRGAKAAIVCYDLTDSSSFERAKFWVKELRNLEEGCQIYLCGTKSDLLEEDRRRRRVDFHDVQDYADNIKAQLFETSSKTGQSVDELFQKVAEDYVSVAAFQVMTGEAARTNFLPATLFS, encoded by the exons ATGAGCGGGCAGCGCGTGGACGTCAAGGTGGTGATGTTGGGCAAGGAGTACGTGGGCAAGACGAGCCTGGTGGAGCGATACGTGCACGACCGCTTCCTGGTGGGGCCTTATCAGAAT ACCATAGGGGCCGCCTTCGTAGCCAAGGTGATGTCCGTCGGAGACCGGACGGTGACTTTGGGTATTTGG GACACAGCAGGCTCTGAGCGCTATGAGGCCATGAGCCGAATCTACTATCGGGGCGCCAAGGCTGCCATCGTCTGCTATG ACCTGACGGACAGCAGCAGCTTTGAACGGGCAAAGTTCTGGGTGAAGGAGCTGCGCAACCTAGAGGAG GGCTGTCAGATCTACTTGTGTGGCACCAAGAGTGACCTGCTGGAGGAGGACAGGCGGCGGCGACGGGTCGACTTCCACGACGTTCAGGACTATGCAGACA ATATCAAAGCTCAGCTCTTTGAAACATCCAGCAAGACAGGCCAGAGTGTGG ACGAGCTCTTCCAGAAAGTGGCAGAGGATTACGTCAGTGTGGCCGCCTTCCAGGTGATGACAG GGGAAGCTGCCAGGACCAACTTCCTTCCTGCCACTCTGTTCTCATGA
- the RAB24 gene encoding ras-related protein Rab-24 isoform X1 produces the protein MSGQRVDVKVVMLGKEYVGKTSLVERYVHDRFLVGPYQNTIGAAFVAKVMSVGDRTVTLGIWDTAGSERYEAMSRIYYRGAKAAIVCYDLTDSSSFERAKFWVKELRNLEEGCQIYLCGTKSDLLEEDRRRRRVDFHDVQDYADNIKAQLFETSSKTGQSVDELFQKVAEDYVSVAAFQVMTEDKGVDLGQKANPYFYSCCHH, from the exons ATGAGCGGGCAGCGCGTGGACGTCAAGGTGGTGATGTTGGGCAAGGAGTACGTGGGCAAGACGAGCCTGGTGGAGCGATACGTGCACGACCGCTTCCTGGTGGGGCCTTATCAGAAT ACCATAGGGGCCGCCTTCGTAGCCAAGGTGATGTCCGTCGGAGACCGGACGGTGACTTTGGGTATTTGG GACACAGCAGGCTCTGAGCGCTATGAGGCCATGAGCCGAATCTACTATCGGGGCGCCAAGGCTGCCATCGTCTGCTATG ACCTGACGGACAGCAGCAGCTTTGAACGGGCAAAGTTCTGGGTGAAGGAGCTGCGCAACCTAGAGGAG GGCTGTCAGATCTACTTGTGTGGCACCAAGAGTGACCTGCTGGAGGAGGACAGGCGGCGGCGACGGGTCGACTTCCACGACGTTCAGGACTATGCAGACA ATATCAAAGCTCAGCTCTTTGAAACATCCAGCAAGACAGGCCAGAGTGTGG ACGAGCTCTTCCAGAAAGTGGCAGAGGATTACGTCAGTGTGGCCGCCTTCCAGGTGATGACAG AGGACAAGGGCGTGGACCTGGGCCAGAAGGCAAACCCCTACTTCTACAGCTGTTGTCATCACTGA
- the PRELID1 gene encoding PRELI domain-containing protein 1, mitochondrial — translation MVKYFLGQSVLRSSWDQVFAAFWQRYPNPYSKHVLTEDIVHREVTSDQKLLSRRLLTKTNRMPRWAERLFPANVAHSVYILEDSIVDPQNQTMTTFTWNINHARLMVVEERCVYRVNSDNSGWTEIRREAWVSSSLFGVSRAVQEFGLARFKSNVTKTMKGFEYILAKLQGEAPPKTLVETAKEAKEKAKETALAATEKAKDLASKAATKKQQQQQQFV, via the exons ATGGTGAAGTATTTCCTGGGCCAGAGCGTGCTCCGGAGTTCCTGGGACCAAGTGTTCGCTGCCTTCTGGCAGCGGTACCCGAATCCCTATAG CAAACATGTCTTGACGGAAGACATAGTGCACCGAGAGGTGACCTCTGACCAGAAGCTCCTGTCCCGACGACTCCTGACCAAGACGAACAGGATGCCCCGCTGGGCTGAGCGACTGTTTCCTGCCAATGTTGCTCACTCAGTGTACATCCTGGAGGATTCTATTGTGGACCCACAAAACCAGACCATGACCACCTTCACCTGGAACATCAACCACGCCCGGCTGATG GTGGTGGAGGAACGATGTGTTTACCGTGTGAACTCTGATAACAGCGGCTGGACCGAAATCCGCCGGGAAGCCTGGGTCTCCTCTAGCTTATTTGGTGTCTCCAGAGCTGTCCAG GAATTTGGTCTCGCGCGGTTCAAAAGCAACGTGACCAAGACTATGAAGGGTTTTGAATACATCTTGGCCAAGCTGCAAG GTGAGGCCCCTCCCAAAACCCTTGTTGAAACAGCCAAGGAAGCCAAGGAGAAGGCCAAGGAGACGGCACTGGCAGCTACGGAGAAGGCCAAGGACCTTGCCAGCAAGGCAGCCacgaagaagcagcagcagcagcagcagttcgtGTAG
- the MXD3 gene encoding max dimerization protein 3 → MEPVASNIQVLLQAAEFLERREREAEHGYASLCPHRSPGPVHRRRKRSPQAPGALDSGRSVHNELEKRRRAQLKRCLEQLKQQMPLGADCVRYTTLSLLRRARMHIQKLEEQEQRARQLKEKLRSKQQSLRRQLEQLRGLGAAGERERLRADSLDSSGLSSERSDSDQEELEVDVESLVFGGEAELLRGFSAGQEHSYSHSGGAWL, encoded by the exons ATGGAACCGGTGGCCAGCAACATCCAAGTCTTGCTGCAGGCGGCGGAGTTCCTGGAGCGCCGcgagagag AGGCCGAGCATGGCTATGCGTCCCTGTGCCCGCACCGGAGTCCAGGTCCAGTCCACAGGAGGAGGAAGCGGTCTCCCCAAGCTCCTGGCGCGCTGGACAGTGGGCG gtctgTGCACAACGAACTGGAGAAGCGCAG GAGGGCCCAGCTGAAGCGGTGCCTGGAGCAGCTGAAGCAGCAGATGCCCCTGGGGGCTGACTGTGTCCGATACACCACACTGAGCCTTCTGCGCAGGGCCAGAATGCACATCCAG AAgctggaggagcaggagcagcGGGCCCGGCAGCTCAAGGAGAAGCTGCGCAGCAAGCAGCAGAGCCTGCGGCGGCAGCTGGAGCAACTCCGGGGGTTGGGCGCGGCGGGCGAGCGGGAGCGGCTGCGGGCGGACAGCCTGGACTCCTCGGGCCTCTCCTCCGAGCGCTCGGACTCAGACCAAG AGGAGCTGGAGGTGGATGTGGAGAGCCTGGTGTTCGGAGGCGAGGCCGAGCTGCTGCGGGGCTTCAGCGCAGGCCAGGAGCACAGCTACTCACACAGCGGCGGTGCCTGGCTATGA